TACCCTACGGCATTTGGAATAAGGTCCCACTTTATTAATGCCTTGGTTGCCATAACATTTAACAATTCAATATTTTGGGGCGGATTAGAATAATTATCAGCCTCACATCCCCAATCTCCTGTTAAAGTTCTGAATGCATCTGCTTTGCCATATCCCCATCTGTTATTCGGCAGATCTTCACCTGTAAAAACATCAGATCTTCCCTGACTTAAAATCGCATCTTTTATCTCCGCATAATTGGCTTCGGGATTTTTTTGAAGATATAATGCAGCAATTCCTGCAACCTCCGGACTCGCAAAAGAAGTTCCGTTATAAATATAATGTTCACCATCCAACGATATATATGTTGCAAGTCCAAGACCTATCAACCATTCGGTTAAAATAGTGGAGCCCGTAGATAAAACCCTGCAACCCGGTGCACAGATATCAGGTTTTATCCTGTTGTCGCGTGTTGGTCCGTGACTCGATGAAATATACAGATCACCAACAGGATCGAAAAAATTGGCTATCACTCCATAATAATTGGTCATGGTATCTCTGTTCACATAATTGCCAACAGTAATAACATGATCGCTGCATTGCCAGTCACTCACTATAGATTGATCCAAATCGGGTAAACGGTAATTAATTATTTCGGGTAAGGTTCCTGCATCGGGCAATCCGGTAGTAACATAATTTGAAAATCCTGTTGCAGCTTCTGTACTCCAAACATCAAAATGTCCGGCTCCACTTGTGGTTAATCGCCAATAATAGGTTGAAATGCTCGGTGTGATAACAAATTCAATTAAATATCTTCCATCCAATAACTGCGCATAAAGTTGAACATTTCCTGCTCCCGGAATCGTAAACAATATGGAGTCAATAATATCTGTATCAAAATTAAAATCACTCAACATATTAATAGATGGAGTGGAACCAATACTTGCAAAACCTGTCGGATTATCAGCACTGATCCTAAAATCCACATTATTAAAATCAGCAGTATCTGCCCACAATTGCCAATAAACAAGATTCGTATAGCTTAATTTTTTAAACCAGGTAAATTGTTCGGTGGCCGTAACATCGTATCCCAGGTGAAAGGACAAAGTTCCTGCATTACCTGCTGCTGCAACAAATGCCCGGCCATTTTGGGCCTCAATAAGTTCATTCAATGCCTGCGTAGTAAGGTCTAAACCATCATGCGAACCTGCATAAGAACCATAGCTGGTATTAATTACACAGGGTTTGTTTAGTGCATTGGCTCTGTCATAAATATAAGAAACGGCATCAACGGTGTTTGATAAATAATCGCTCTCAAAATTTAGTGCAACCAAAATCAGGTCGGCATTTGGTGCAACTCCCCGGTATTTAT
The genomic region above belongs to Bacteroidota bacterium and contains:
- a CDS encoding S8 family serine peptidase; its protein translation is MRSKLLVLLFFVLPLVGITQNKSIKNKITLSAYHEMAKRTAGEIVPVLIKGDVKQIENFILSNNGNVKFSTKSIVSANLPVSNIRLLNKELFVEVIDIPTAKLTLLNDVMVKHNNVDSAYLGMWPLEQGYDGTGVVIGVIDTPFDIDHEDFTDSEGNSRIKYVWDQNSADGTAPVDYGYGIECDSAMIANGTCTSNDYDGENYSHGTGVAGVAASSGNASNKYRGVAPNADLILVALNFESDYLSNTVDAVSYIYDRANALNKPCVINTSYGSYAGSHDGLDLTTQALNELIEAQNGRAFVAAAGNAGTLSFHLGYDVTATEQFTWFKKLSYTNLVYWQLWADTADFNNVDFRISADNPTGFASIGSTPSINMLSDFNFDTDIIDSILFTIPGAGNVQLYAQLLDGRYLIEFVITPSISTYYWRLTTSGAGHFDVWSTEAATGFSNYVTTGLPDAGTLPEIINYRLPDLDQSIVSDWQCSDHVITVGNYVNRDTMTNYYGVIANFFDPVGDLYISSSHGPTRDNRIKPDICAPGCRVLSTGSTILTEWLIGLGLATYISLDGEHYIYNGTSFASPEVAGIAALYLQKNPEANYAEIKDAILSQGRSDVFTGEDLPNNRWGYGKADAFRTLTGDWGCEADNYSNPPQNIELLNVMATKALIKWDLIPNAVGYQISYHKTGGTTTKIKAFSNSKILNGLSPNSTYTCSVRAYCDTYGLSDWSDTFTFTTLPLKEGMEEEKMIIVYPNPASGSLHIEGISVESNIVLSNITGHSVINTLSNAGDTILDISTLPAGIYNLLIYNEDTRYSKTITVIK